One Candidatus Acididesulfobacter guangdongensis genomic window carries:
- the cobT gene encoding nicotinate-nucleotide--dimethylbenzimidazole phosphoribosyltransferase gives MTEHGKNIYCDFNKLNKEKLLLLIKSIPAIDKKKYYKIAESRLNRLIKPKGSLGRLEKFVCDIVAITENERPVVNSKYVCVFAGDHGVAFENVSAFKQEVTAQMVANFLTGGAAINTIANSVGARVVVADVGVNTDFGDDFLTNENFINAKINKGTGNIFKEPAMSYDDALKSVHTGIIIAEKLIDGGANICSTGDMGIANTTPSSAIVSFYSGIEPKTVCGYGTGVDKKVIFKKAVIIEKAIVNNITDRDDPISVLAGIGGFEIGAIAGFIIGCALKKTPVVVDGFISTAGAIIALNLNNNCADYIFLGHLSKEKGHSAAVSLIKKESNSDKKPVLNLGMHLGEGTGAVLAMKIIEASVDMYNNMLTFDEANVIASKKNQ, from the coding sequence ATGACAGAACACGGCAAAAATATTTACTGTGATTTCAATAAGTTAAATAAAGAAAAATTGTTGTTATTAATCAAATCTATCCCTGCGATAGATAAAAAAAAATATTATAAGATTGCCGAAAGTCGTTTGAATAGGCTTATTAAGCCGAAAGGAAGTCTCGGCAGACTTGAAAAATTTGTCTGCGATATTGTTGCTATTACGGAAAATGAACGACCGGTTGTAAACAGCAAATATGTTTGTGTTTTTGCAGGAGACCATGGAGTTGCCTTTGAAAATGTCAGCGCCTTTAAACAGGAAGTTACAGCTCAAATGGTTGCCAATTTTCTGACAGGCGGCGCTGCTATCAATACTATCGCAAATTCTGTCGGAGCCAGAGTCGTAGTTGCCGATGTAGGAGTGAATACCGATTTTGGCGATGATTTTTTAACTAACGAAAATTTTATCAATGCAAAAATAAATAAAGGAACCGGCAACATTTTTAAAGAACCTGCAATGTCCTACGATGATGCGCTTAAATCAGTGCATACCGGTATAATTATAGCCGAAAAATTAATTGACGGGGGAGCAAATATTTGTTCCACGGGGGATATGGGCATCGCAAATACCACGCCGTCTTCAGCCATTGTCAGCTTTTACTCTGGAATTGAGCCAAAGACAGTTTGCGGATACGGAACTGGCGTTGACAAAAAAGTTATTTTTAAAAAAGCAGTGATTATTGAAAAAGCGATTGTTAATAATATAACGGATAGAGATGACCCGATTAGCGTCCTTGCGGGCATAGGCGGTTTTGAAATAGGAGCTATAGCAGGTTTTATTATAGGCTGCGCATTAAAAAAAACGCCTGTTGTTGTAGATGGTTTTATATCGACGGCAGGAGCTATCATAGCCCTTAACTTAAATAATAATTGCGCAGATTATATATTTTTAGGTCATCTTTCAAAAGAGAAAGGTCATAGCGCTGCAGTTTCATTAATCAAAAAAGAATCCAACTCCGACAAAAAACCAGTCTTAAATTTAGGTATGCATCTTGGAGAAGGAACAGGAGCGGTTTTGGCAATGAAAATAATAGAAGCGTCTGTCGATATGTATAATAATATGCTGACATTTGACGAAGCTAATGTTATTGCTTCGAAGAAAAATCAATAA
- a CDS encoding adenosylcobinamide-GDP ribazoletransferase, whose translation MKKILTAISFLTIFNFDSIFKNGADKTLKSNRNTVYTVSEDNKNKTGAAYISDADVHTNGALDSKNNNMYGTAQRTDTGVYSGLHLVKSIKFFPLAGLFIGLNIAILYIVFNKITFSPGIASIISIAGLFIITGGLHFDGLSDTSDGLMAFLKTGDKNKFYNAMKDVNTGLAGTISVIFYIVLLYKIILDFNSFQTYNRLYGIYALICFPVVGRYTIVLMSYFTVTPENFRGIGSIFTEGTDILTFISASAITLIIVVLFFGYSGLFALLATSLIMLIVCYFFIKKFGGVNGDMLGFGVKISEIIFLISLLDFIKTGF comes from the coding sequence ATGAAAAAAATTTTAACTGCAATCAGTTTTCTGACTATTTTTAACTTTGATTCAATCTTTAAAAACGGTGCAGATAAAACATTAAAGTCTAACCGAAACACAGTTTATACGGTTTCCGAAGATAATAAAAATAAAACAGGAGCGGCATATATATCAGACGCCGATGTTCATACAAATGGAGCGTTGGACTCGAAGAACAATAATATGTACGGCACGGCGCAGAGAACTGATACCGGTGTGTATTCAGGACTGCATCTGGTAAAATCTATAAAATTTTTTCCTTTAGCAGGTCTGTTTATAGGTTTGAACATTGCGATTTTATATATTGTTTTTAATAAAATTACATTTTCACCCGGTATTGCTTCAATAATTTCAATCGCCGGTCTTTTTATTATTACGGGCGGGCTGCATTTTGACGGTCTGTCTGACACTTCCGACGGTCTTATGGCATTTTTAAAAACAGGGGATAAAAACAAATTTTATAATGCGATGAAAGATGTAAATACTGGACTGGCAGGCACAATAAGCGTCATATTCTATATTGTTTTATTATATAAAATTATATTGGACTTTAATTCTTTTCAAACATATAACAGACTTTACGGAATTTATGCATTAATTTGTTTTCCCGTTGTCGGCAGATATACTATTGTTTTAATGTCTTATTTTACAGTTACTCCAGAGAACTTCAGGGGCATAGGTTCAATTTTTACCGAAGGAACAGATATATTAACGTTTATTTCAGCTTCGGCGATTACATTAATTATCGTAGTGCTTTTTTTTGGATATAGCGGACTTTTTGCTTTGCTTGCTACTTCGCTTATAATGTTGATTGTTTGTTATTTTTTTATTAAAAAGTTTGGCGGAGTAAATGGAGATATGCTTGGTTTCGGCGTAAAAATATCTGAGATAATTTTCTTAATTTCCTTATTAGATTTTATAAAAACAGGATTTTAA
- a CDS encoding cobyrinate a,c-diamide synthase, translated as MTLSLSFTSSSFAVLFSSDRSSSGKSTFTLAFSSFVKERGIPVSLFKIGPDFIDPIVLGTACNCNVANLDPFLIPKNRLNDLFQHSSSCDNGVYGDKIINVDNSGNNGDSREDGDNNKAFIIEGAMGLYDGNSYIIAERFKLPVVLVMDASRISSTMASLVYGLKNYKKGVIISGVILNNISSERHYQLIASEIKKNIKDVKVFGYIAADGKNIAIKERHLGLATPGYFSSEKEFKEKIKKIKNLVMKNIDADLLIKTLMKDSTSFLSILKTNKNDNKKTAAEAGKSKINRSKKVKIAVAYDNAFLFYYKFNFEIFKKFNAEIIFFSPIKDKSIPSGVKALYIGGGYPELYAKELSCNVNMKHEIYKFYKNNGLIFAECGGLMYLSKKLIYKSMQYDFLDILPFVSTMDGTKLKLGYRTVYLSKDSFLGEANLKINGHEFHYSEILNDNQNIINYNINSDNYNNKIGNTANCGKNNFSFEYLHSGIHVESVFAVKNVSSNSLTRCKIDEGYRILNAIGTYVHVSFFSNQKIARNFIESAKKLSL; from the coding sequence ATGACTTTATCGCTGTCATTTACATCATCGTCGTTTGCCGTTTTGTTTTCCTCTGACAGGTCATCTTCCGGAAAATCAACTTTTACGCTTGCTTTCTCCAGTTTTGTAAAAGAGCGCGGCATACCGGTCTCATTATTTAAAATAGGTCCCGATTTTATAGACCCGATTGTTCTCGGTACCGCATGCAATTGCAATGTTGCAAATTTAGACCCTTTTTTAATACCTAAAAATAGATTAAATGATTTGTTTCAGCATTCAAGCAGCTGCGACAACGGTGTTTACGGCGATAAAATCATTAACGTTGATAACAGCGGCAATAACGGCGACAGTAGAGAAGATGGCGATAACAATAAAGCTTTTATTATCGAAGGCGCAATGGGACTGTATGACGGCAATTCCTATATTATAGCTGAAAGATTTAAACTGCCGGTAGTGCTTGTAATGGATGCTTCAAGGATATCTTCAACGATGGCGTCTTTAGTATACGGATTGAAAAATTATAAAAAAGGCGTTATTATTTCAGGAGTAATTTTAAATAATATTTCGTCGGAAAGACATTATCAACTTATAGCTTCCGAAATTAAAAAAAATATTAAGGATGTAAAGGTTTTTGGATATATTGCTGCAGACGGAAAGAATATTGCAATAAAAGAACGGCATTTAGGGCTTGCTACGCCCGGCTACTTTTCTTCTGAAAAAGAATTTAAAGAAAAGATTAAGAAAATAAAGAATCTTGTAATGAAAAATATCGATGCAGATTTGTTAATAAAAACTTTAATGAAAGATTCAACGTCATTTTTGTCGATATTAAAAACAAATAAAAACGATAATAAAAAAACAGCTGCCGAAGCCGGCAAATCTAAAATTAACAGGTCTAAAAAAGTCAAAATTGCCGTTGCGTACGACAATGCTTTTTTGTTTTATTATAAGTTTAATTTCGAAATTTTTAAAAAATTTAATGCGGAAATTATTTTTTTTAGTCCTATAAAAGATAAATCAATACCTTCCGGAGTTAAAGCTCTGTATATCGGCGGCGGCTATCCTGAGCTGTACGCCAAAGAACTTTCATGTAATGTAAACATGAAACATGAAATTTATAAATTTTATAAAAATAACGGATTGATTTTTGCCGAATGCGGCGGATTAATGTATCTATCCAAAAAATTAATTTATAAATCGATGCAGTATGATTTCTTAGATATTTTGCCGTTTGTTTCGACTATGGACGGAACTAAGTTGAAATTGGGATATCGTACGGTATATTTGTCTAAGGATTCATTTCTCGGGGAAGCAAATCTTAAAATAAACGGACATGAATTTCATTATTCGGAAATTTTAAATGACAATCAAAACATAATCAATTATAATATTAATTCTGATAATTATAATAACAAAATCGGCAATACGGCTAACTGCGGAAAAAATAATTTTAGCTTTGAATATCTTCATAGCGGCATTCATGTAGAATCTGTATTTGCAGTAAAAAATGTTTCTTCAAATAGCTTAACGAGATGTAAAATCGATGAAGGATATAGAATTTTAAACGCTATTGGAACTTATGTTCATGTTTCTTTTTTCTCAAATCAAAAAATTGCAAGGAATTTTATTGAAAGTGCAAAAAAATTATCTTTATGA
- the thiC gene encoding phosphomethylpyrimidine synthase ThiC produces MPDINNTNNTTNTNDLKNTACISALLTQKESAEKNQFTKAMEYVCNKENIDKSYLLNNVASGKIVILHNKNQDNFVGIGKGLTTKVNASIGTSTNHINIDEEVRKTKLAEKNGADTLMELSVGGDLDLIRRTVLNSTSLPVGTVPLYQAFREAINKYKNPAKMPEDLIFEVIEKQCADGISFMAIHSGLNLISLERLRKQSYRYAGLVSKGGSYLIAWMIENNKENPLYERFEDVLKILKKYDTVLSLGNGLRAGSTADSFDRAYMQELIINCELSEIARDYGVQAIVEGPGHIPLDEIEANVKIQKRMSDEAPFYVLGPLVTDVAAGFDHISSAIGAAMSSAYGADFLCYVTPSEHLGIPSEADVVMGLQAAKIAAHAGDMIKLKKNASDINISKARRDVDWEKQFYYSIDPEYARSVYEEKNDDNTAGCSMCGDFCAPLKVRKYFKHEISKGKKA; encoded by the coding sequence ATGCCAGATATAAATAATACAAATAATACAACAAATACAAATGATTTAAAAAATACCGCATGTATCTCTGCATTGTTGACGCAAAAAGAATCGGCGGAGAAGAATCAATTCACCAAAGCTATGGAATATGTGTGCAATAAAGAAAATATCGATAAGTCTTATCTTTTAAACAATGTGGCTTCAGGTAAAATAGTAATCCTGCATAATAAAAATCAAGATAATTTTGTGGGAATAGGAAAAGGGCTGACTACTAAAGTAAACGCAAGCATAGGTACATCTACTAATCATATAAACATTGACGAAGAAGTTAGAAAAACAAAATTAGCCGAAAAAAACGGAGCTGATACCCTTATGGAACTTAGTGTCGGCGGTGATTTAGATTTAATACGCAGAACGGTTCTGAACAGCACTTCGCTTCCAGTAGGCACTGTTCCTTTATATCAGGCGTTCAGAGAAGCAATAAATAAATATAAAAATCCTGCAAAAATGCCTGAGGACTTAATTTTTGAAGTAATTGAAAAACAGTGTGCGGACGGTATTTCTTTTATGGCTATTCATTCTGGTCTAAATCTTATCTCTCTTGAAAGACTGAGAAAACAGTCATACAGATATGCAGGGCTTGTTTCAAAAGGAGGTTCTTATCTTATTGCATGGATGATTGAGAATAATAAGGAAAATCCGCTGTATGAAAGATTTGAAGATGTTTTGAAGATTTTAAAAAAATATGATACCGTTCTGAGTCTTGGAAATGGACTAAGGGCAGGTTCTACTGCAGATTCTTTTGATAGAGCATATATGCAGGAATTGATTATAAATTGCGAATTAAGCGAGATTGCAAGAGATTACGGAGTTCAAGCGATAGTTGAAGGACCCGGACATATTCCGTTAGATGAAATTGAAGCTAATGTTAAGATTCAGAAAAGAATGTCCGATGAGGCTCCTTTTTATGTGTTAGGACCATTAGTAACCGATGTTGCAGCCGGATTTGACCATATTTCAAGCGCAATAGGAGCGGCAATGTCTTCAGCGTACGGGGCAGATTTTTTATGCTATGTAACGCCGTCGGAGCATCTGGGTATTCCTTCCGAGGCAGATGTTGTTATGGGGCTTCAGGCGGCGAAAATTGCAGCTCATGCTGGAGATATGATAAAACTTAAAAAAAATGCATCAGATATTAATATATCTAAAGCAAGGCGTGATGTTGATTGGGAAAAACAATTCTATTATTCTATAGACCCGGAATATGCACGAAGCGTATATGAAGAAAAAAACGATGATAACACGGCAGGATGCAGTATGTGCGGAGACTTCTGCGCCCCTCTTAAAGTTAGGAAATATTTTAAACATGAAATCTCAAAAGGGAAAAAAGCTTAA
- a CDS encoding Rne/Rng family ribonuclease has protein sequence MSTELIINKDDYETRVALLENGQLVDFYLERKSNSARHGNIYKGKVMQILPGIQAAFIDIGYDKSAFLYAGDFFDIDITDYDFFDGDEDNNDDIDVSFTPKKKKKRKKEKNMPSIDELLRKNQEILVQVAKEPVKTKGPRVTSHISLPGRYLVYLPTSPHVGISRKIKNESERKRLKSIAMQYKPEEAGLIIRTAAENTSELDIERDIKFLVNLWNNIYKDKIDSKAPALIHEDLSISLRAIRDLLNNSVDNVIVDNKEEYDKIINFLDIQSPEFKNRVELYDKPQMILEYYDVEDEIYKALDKKIWLKSGGYIVIESTEALTSIDVNTGKYVGKRNFEDTILKTNLEAAKEIAYQLRLRNIGGIIIIDFIDMQKIENREKVYHTLEEALKNDRVRTTINKISELGLLEMTRKRLRNSLSSMLMENCPLCEGNGLIKSSQTICFEIFRKILKTSKKTRSKKITVIVHPQVMNKIYEEEANIEKLEKKINKKIIFKMQDSFHPESYEIE, from the coding sequence TTGTCTACCGAGCTTATAATAAACAAAGATGATTACGAAACAAGGGTTGCTCTTTTAGAAAACGGACAGCTTGTAGATTTTTATTTAGAAAGGAAATCTAATTCTGCCAGACATGGAAATATTTACAAAGGCAAGGTTATGCAAATATTGCCCGGAATTCAAGCAGCTTTTATAGATATCGGGTATGATAAATCGGCTTTCTTATATGCCGGAGATTTTTTTGATATCGATATAACAGATTATGATTTTTTTGACGGAGATGAAGATAATAACGATGATATTGATGTGAGTTTTACGCCAAAGAAAAAGAAAAAAAGAAAAAAAGAAAAAAATATGCCCAGTATTGATGAACTTCTGAGAAAGAATCAGGAAATACTTGTGCAGGTTGCGAAAGAGCCTGTTAAAACCAAAGGACCAAGGGTTACGAGCCATATTTCTCTCCCGGGAAGATACCTTGTATATCTCCCTACTTCGCCTCATGTAGGCATTTCCAGGAAAATCAAAAATGAATCTGAAAGAAAAAGACTAAAATCTATTGCTATGCAATATAAACCTGAAGAAGCCGGTCTGATTATAAGAACAGCTGCCGAAAATACGAGCGAACTTGATATAGAACGCGATATAAAATTTCTTGTAAATTTATGGAATAATATATATAAGGATAAAATAGATTCGAAAGCGCCGGCGCTGATCCATGAAGATTTAAGCATTTCGCTGAGAGCAATAAGAGATCTGCTCAATAATAGCGTAGATAATGTTATAGTTGACAATAAAGAAGAATACGACAAAATTATAAACTTTTTAGATATTCAATCTCCTGAATTTAAAAATAGGGTGGAATTATACGATAAACCCCAGATGATATTGGAATATTACGATGTAGAAGATGAAATTTATAAAGCTCTCGATAAAAAAATATGGTTAAAATCCGGCGGCTACATCGTCATTGAAAGCACCGAAGCCTTAACGTCTATTGATGTTAATACAGGCAAATATGTGGGGAAAAGAAATTTTGAGGATACAATATTAAAAACCAATCTTGAAGCGGCTAAAGAAATTGCCTACCAGCTCAGACTTAGAAATATAGGCGGCATTATCATTATTGACTTTATAGATATGCAAAAAATTGAAAATAGGGAAAAAGTTTATCACACATTAGAGGAAGCTCTGAAGAACGACAGGGTCAGAACTACTATCAATAAAATATCGGAACTGGGACTCTTAGAAATGACAAGGAAGAGACTGAGAAATAGCCTTTCAAGTATGCTCATGGAAAATTGCCCGCTATGCGAAGGAAACGGTTTGATTAAATCATCTCAAACAATTTGTTTCGAAATATTCAGAAAAATTTTAAAAACATCTAAAAAAACAAGATCTAAAAAAATAACGGTAATTGTCCATCCGCAAGTTATGAACAAAATATATGAAGAAGAAGCTAATATTGAAAAATTAGAAAAAAAAATAAACAAAAAAATAATATTTAAAATGCAGGATAGTTTTCATCCTGAATCATATGAGATAGAATAG
- a CDS encoding SPOR domain-containing protein, whose translation MKKGKISVLFVILVLMFIVFAIGVYAGKKLTISSPKEGVINESSIKNSLNSKNKSNLLLSNGKKQPVSSNSLNFQPLAKTNRKSKTNIIKKKNQSTASLKKSKSAKPVVKTKIIYVKKPVYVYKYIKIKPKTSVAPESVSPFTSNVYYTIQVAALSNYKTAKNLADKLNAMGFFAYILPINISGKNGKAVYQQVRVGKFSNENDALSVEKLISSKFKIKPYIIKID comes from the coding sequence ATGAAGAAAGGAAAAATTTCAGTCTTATTTGTAATTTTAGTTTTAATGTTTATAGTATTTGCTATTGGTGTTTATGCCGGTAAAAAGCTGACTATCTCTTCTCCAAAAGAAGGAGTTATAAATGAATCGTCAATTAAAAATTCATTAAATTCCAAAAATAAATCTAACTTATTATTATCTAACGGTAAAAAACAGCCGGTTTCGTCTAATTCATTAAATTTTCAACCGCTGGCAAAAACAAACAGAAAAAGTAAAACAAATATTATAAAAAAGAAAAACCAGAGTACAGCATCTCTTAAAAAATCCAAATCTGCTAAACCTGTTGTTAAGACAAAGATAATTTATGTTAAAAAACCTGTTTATGTTTATAAGTATATTAAAATTAAGCCAAAAACTTCCGTTGCGCCTGAATCTGTTTCGCCTTTTACGTCCAATGTTTATTATACTATTCAGGTTGCGGCTCTATCCAATTATAAAACTGCAAAGAATTTAGCTGACAAACTGAATGCAATGGGGTTTTTTGCTTATATACTTCCTATAAATATATCGGGTAAAAACGGAAAAGCAGTATATCAGCAAGTCAGGGTGGGTAAATTTTCTAATGAAAACGATGCGTTAAGCGTTGAAAAGTTGATATCAAGCAAATTCAAAATAAAACCTTACATAATAAAAATAGATTAA
- a CDS encoding energy transducer TonB, whose product MKNNKVLTYALIISILIHTLAILYILNLSQAKKKKKHLYTKPIIVQPYNFIKNYLKNAPKPKLATTIAHNALKNTRLNAPASSGMPVPAEHYAYQPKHISTANLSHHLNKSYKQHRYISHRHFSNAPIFSNNKPAAKPNNRLSMNKIFPMNKDFFNSTTPQSTNNNQNSSYNNPSSGIKSATVNLNTTTIKYASYLLHVKEKIENVWEYPTKAERQGIQGVLIIEFSINQNGTIYNVKVLRSSGQKMLDKAAVNAILNAARYNSFPHYWTIKRLNIIGTFIYRLNNFYLY is encoded by the coding sequence ATGAAAAATAACAAGGTTTTAACATATGCTTTAATTATTTCTATTTTAATACATACGCTGGCTATTTTATATATTCTTAATTTATCTCAGGCAAAGAAAAAGAAAAAACATCTTTATACTAAGCCTATAATAGTTCAGCCGTATAATTTTATAAAAAATTATTTAAAAAATGCTCCAAAACCTAAGTTGGCAACTACCATAGCGCACAACGCCTTAAAAAACACAAGATTAAACGCTCCCGCATCCTCGGGAATGCCTGTGCCGGCGGAACATTATGCCTATCAGCCGAAACATATATCAACAGCCAATTTATCCCATCATCTTAATAAATCTTATAAACAGCACAGATATATAAGCCATAGACACTTTTCAAACGCACCTATTTTTTCCAATAACAAACCTGCAGCAAAACCAAATAATAGGCTGAGCATGAATAAAATTTTTCCTATGAATAAAGATTTCTTTAATTCAACAACTCCTCAAAGCACTAATAATAATCAAAACAGTTCATATAATAATCCTTCAAGCGGCATAAAATCAGCGACCGTTAATTTAAATACAACCACTATAAAATATGCTTCTTATTTACTGCATGTCAAAGAAAAAATAGAAAATGTATGGGAATATCCAACTAAAGCGGAAAGGCAAGGCATTCAGGGAGTTTTAATAATAGAATTCAGTATCAATCAAAACGGAACAATTTATAATGTAAAAGTCTTAAGGTCTTCCGGTCAGAAAATGTTAGACAAAGCAGCGGTCAACGCAATTTTGAATGCGGCGCGGTATAATTCTTTTCCGCATTACTGGACTATTAAAAGACTTAATATAATCGGAACATTCATTTACAGATTGAACAATTTTTATTTATACTGA
- a CDS encoding phosphoribosylaminoimidazolesuccinocarboxamide synthase yields the protein MAESINRGNLKKIYEGKAKILYEFSGEEDKKDLLLTYFKDDATAFNGQKKGTIIKKGEYNNAISASLFKFLKNKGINNHFIEKISEREMLTYHLKMLPIEFIVRNIAAGSLAKKMGVEEGVKFLSPVIEMCFKSDELGDPMINKSYLKAFDLCDPADASKAEKIALEINEILSKFFDDNNIIVVDFKLEFGLYKNEVMLADEITPDTMRLWDKQTMEKVDKDRFRRDLGKVEEAYQRIVGITSQC from the coding sequence ATGGCTGAAAGCATCAATCGCGGCAATTTAAAAAAAATTTATGAAGGAAAAGCTAAAATATTATATGAATTCAGCGGAGAAGAAGATAAAAAAGATTTGCTGCTGACATATTTTAAAGATGATGCAACGGCATTTAACGGGCAGAAAAAAGGAACTATTATAAAAAAAGGTGAATACAATAATGCTATATCCGCATCGCTTTTTAAATTTTTGAAAAATAAGGGAATAAATAATCATTTTATCGAAAAGATATCGGAAAGAGAGATGCTTACATATCATCTAAAGATGCTGCCGATAGAATTTATTGTGAGGAATATCGCTGCGGGAAGTCTTGCAAAAAAGATGGGGGTTGAAGAAGGTGTAAAATTTTTATCTCCTGTTATTGAAATGTGTTTTAAAAGCGATGAACTCGGAGACCCCATGATAAATAAATCTTATTTAAAAGCTTTTGATTTATGCGATCCGGCAGACGCGTCGAAAGCTGAAAAGATAGCTTTAGAAATAAATGAAATTTTAAGTAAATTTTTTGATGATAACAATATTATAGTAGTTGATTTTAAGTTAGAATTCGGATTATACAAAAATGAGGTCATGCTTGCAGATGAAATTACACCTGATACTATGAGACTTTGGGATAAACAGACAATGGAAAAAGTTGACAAAGACCGTTTCAGGAGAGATTTGGGAAAGGTTGAAGAAGCATATCAGAGAATTGTCGGTATAACTTCTCAGTGTTAG
- a CDS encoding redoxin domain-containing protein, translating to MESEKAFIGNEVPSFGTINTFNPKTGGFGTFSLEDAKKDKKWTILVFYPADYTFVCPTELADFATKQDELEKLGAQIISISTDTHFVHMAWQRDEKLLENVKFLMGADPTGKVSKIFGVYDENSGLAFRGTFIINPEGKLVASEVNFFNVGRNSDELLRKVKANIYVAEHPNEVCPAKWNQGDKTLKPGEGLVGKVYEALN from the coding sequence ATGGAATCAGAAAAAGCTTTTATCGGAAATGAAGTGCCGTCGTTTGGAACAATTAATACTTTTAATCCTAAAACAGGCGGCTTTGGAACATTCAGCCTTGAAGACGCAAAAAAAGATAAAAAATGGACTATTTTAGTATTTTATCCTGCGGACTATACTTTTGTTTGTCCTACCGAACTTGCAGATTTCGCTACAAAACAAGATGAACTTGAAAAGTTAGGCGCCCAAATTATATCCATAAGCACGGATACGCACTTTGTGCATATGGCATGGCAGAGAGACGAAAAATTGTTAGAAAACGTTAAATTCTTAATGGGCGCAGATCCGACAGGCAAGGTTTCTAAAATTTTCGGCGTTTATGATGAAAATTCAGGTCTGGCTTTCAGAGGAACATTTATTATAAACCCGGAAGGAAAGTTAGTCGCATCGGAAGTTAACTTTTTCAATGTCGGCAGAAATTCCGATGAATTATTAAGAAAGGTTAAAGCTAATATTTATGTTGCTGAACATCCGAATGAAGTCTGCCCTGCAAAATGGAATCAGGGGGATAAAACATTGAAACCTGGAGAAGGTCTTGTCGGCAAGGTTTATGAAGCTCTCAATTAA